The following coding sequences are from one Leptolyngbya sp. NIES-3755 window:
- a CDS encoding hypothetical protein (similar to AA sequence:cyanobase_aa:Ava_3922) gives MGKSKKGKPEWIKETLEIDKNHGWESKPGYKIFVAGRGAVRFDVPQNWHFEPDEKSFRFLDAPPPKDDCRLEVSYNHLPKQDWSLFPLAHTVKKIATDDRRDVIEVGNVVTLKRQTARIAWIQIKFIDSNEEREAYSRICVGLGSSVQCLITFDYWADQAEKLTPVWDEVMNTLVLGLYIRDPRTGFAMPD, from the coding sequence ATGGGCAAGAGCAAGAAAGGGAAACCAGAGTGGATCAAAGAAACCCTGGAAATTGATAAAAATCATGGTTGGGAGTCGAAACCAGGCTATAAGATTTTCGTCGCGGGACGAGGCGCGGTGAGGTTTGATGTTCCGCAAAATTGGCACTTTGAACCCGATGAGAAGTCGTTTCGATTTCTTGACGCGCCGCCGCCGAAAGATGATTGTCGGTTAGAAGTTTCTTACAATCATTTGCCGAAACAGGATTGGAGTTTATTTCCGTTAGCGCATACGGTGAAAAAGATTGCGACTGACGATCGACGAGATGTGATCGAAGTGGGAAACGTTGTAACGCTGAAACGTCAAACGGCTCGAATTGCTTGGATACAAATTAAGTTCATCGACTCCAATGAGGAGCGCGAGGCGTATTCTCGAATCTGTGTCGGGCTTGGCTCAAGTGTTCAATGTTTGATCACGTTTGACTATTGGGCGGATCAGGCGGAAAAGCTGACTCCGGTTTGGGACGAGGTGATGAATACGCTCGTGTTGGGATTGTACATTCGTGATCCGAGAACTGGGTTTGCGATGCCAGATTAA
- a CDS encoding carboxynorspermidine decarboxylase (similar to AA sequence:cyanobase_aa:LBDG_52110), with translation MINDTVMATIPSPCFVLDEARLERNLQIFDRVQQAAPVKVLLALKAYALFHSFPLISKTLSGASASSLWEARLAAEEFGGALHVYSPAYRDQDLPELLDRATHLTFNSLSQWERSPKGATSIGLRINPLYSPVKTALYNPCQPGSRLGVHPEQLGDRLPEGISGFLSHNLCESDSFALEKTLQQIEQHYGHLLPQIQWLNLGGGHLMTHENYDVDHAIAVLNAFHDRYPHLQLYLEPGSAIVWQTGDLVGTVLDLIPTNDFTHVMLDVSFTAHMPDCLEMPYQPEIEGASQSGDYRLGGSSCLAGDFLGDYGFDRPLSIGDRLVFKDMMHYTMVKSTMFNGVAHPAIGCLKKDGSFELWREFGYEDYRSRVG, from the coding sequence ATGATCAATGATACTGTGATGGCGACCATTCCGTCGCCCTGTTTTGTGCTGGATGAGGCACGATTGGAACGGAATTTGCAGATCTTCGATCGAGTTCAGCAAGCCGCTCCCGTTAAGGTGCTTTTGGCGTTGAAAGCGTATGCCTTGTTTCATTCGTTTCCGCTGATTAGTAAAACGCTATCGGGAGCTTCAGCAAGTTCGCTCTGGGAAGCTCGGTTGGCAGCAGAAGAATTTGGAGGTGCATTGCATGTCTATTCGCCTGCTTATCGAGATCAGGATTTGCCGGAATTGCTCGATCGAGCAACCCATTTGACGTTTAATTCGCTTAGTCAGTGGGAGCGATCGCCAAAAGGAGCAACTTCGATCGGACTTCGGATCAATCCACTTTATTCGCCAGTCAAAACGGCTCTGTACAATCCTTGCCAACCAGGATCGCGGCTTGGAGTTCATCCAGAGCAATTAGGCGATCGCTTACCTGAAGGAATCAGTGGCTTTCTGTCTCACAATCTGTGTGAAAGCGATTCTTTTGCATTGGAGAAAACGCTTCAGCAGATTGAGCAGCACTATGGTCACTTGTTACCTCAGATCCAGTGGTTGAATTTAGGTGGCGGACATCTGATGACGCATGAGAACTATGATGTCGATCACGCGATCGCAGTTCTGAATGCGTTTCACGATCGTTATCCTCATTTGCAGTTGTATCTAGAACCGGGAAGCGCGATCGTTTGGCAAACGGGCGATTTAGTTGGCACTGTTCTCGATTTGATTCCAACAAACGACTTCACTCATGTGATGCTGGATGTGTCTTTCACAGCACACATGCCTGATTGTTTGGAGATGCCTTATCAACCAGAAATTGAAGGAGCATCACAGTCTGGAGACTATCGCTTAGGAGGATCAAGCTGTTTAGCTGGAGATTTCCTCGGTGATTATGGGTTCGATCGACCGCTATCGATCGGCGATCGACTCGTCTTTAAGGACATGATGCACTACACAATGGTGAAAAGCACCATGTTCAATGGAGTTGCACATCCTGCGATCGGCTGTCTCAAAAAAGATGGATCGTTTGAATTGTGGCGGGAATTTGGCTACGAGGATTATCGATCGAGAGTCGGTTAA
- a CDS encoding general secretion pathway protein H (similar to AA sequence:cyanobase_aa:Ava_0345), whose product MKSELKAKFLNHLVSKKREGGFTLIELLVVIIIIGILSAIALPSFLNQSNKAKQSESKQYVGSVNRAQQEYYSTNGTFATELAQLAGVVAKTTTNYTYTAKAPTGATGPLTAVNNFGIPNVATLKAYVGGVFATTISANITSFNGSQSVSTPTTQSNFVAGLCEANSPGTATPSAPNVPASGADSISCGTGTAQVNN is encoded by the coding sequence ATGAAATCTGAACTGAAGGCAAAATTCCTCAACCATTTGGTGTCGAAAAAGAGAGAGGGTGGTTTCACCCTGATCGAATTGCTCGTGGTGATCATCATCATTGGTATCTTGTCGGCGATCGCGCTTCCTTCGTTCCTCAACCAATCGAACAAGGCGAAGCAGTCTGAATCGAAGCAGTATGTGGGCAGTGTGAACCGTGCTCAGCAAGAGTACTATTCCACCAATGGAACTTTTGCAACTGAATTGGCACAACTGGCTGGAGTCGTGGCGAAGACAACCACCAACTACACTTACACTGCTAAAGCACCTACTGGTGCTACTGGTCCGCTCACCGCTGTCAACAACTTTGGCATTCCGAACGTGGCAACGCTCAAAGCATATGTTGGCGGTGTATTCGCTACGACGATTAGCGCAAACATCACCAGTTTCAATGGTAGCCAATCGGTCAGCACTCCGACAACTCAATCGAACTTCGTTGCAGGATTGTGCGAAGCGAACAGCCCTGGTACGGCTACTCCATCCGCGCCAAACGTTCCAGCAAGTGGCGCTGATTCAATCAGTTGCGGCACTGGCACGGCTCAAGTGAACAACTAG
- a CDS encoding TPR repeat-containing protein (similar to AA sequence:cyanobase_aa:LBDG_13110), with amino-acid sequence MTMLSTPPTDPSLSWQQQAHDYLVQGQYAQAATLYEQAIADEPEQKLYYWHYGLLLLLQGEEAEAQTTWLLALSEADSEQQEQSVLELVQVLQTEAERRESLCDYSMAWAIRQHIREVSPNHIDNLWHLVQLSIEIGLFTPAIFAEIGLIDQLQTEQPEFSQTLAFTAIRRVFGQVLPSPEIFELLKLCGTRISNAEAWYDLLVGTAFRLGHELGRAKEAAELITIVLQSQNVPDLLNDLALFHQNALNYDEGIAVAKRHFEEVNSLADKLITGHILLRGLLSAGGYWEEAIATAQQQYDLLQTLVEQQPSDLSSLQVTRLFNAAYHLVYCKDRPDLWRPLQNQLMELCQNNKRLQYAEQVQKFQFSERIQAWQANPTRPLRIGYLSYCMKHHSVGWLARWLFNHHEHDRFQIYAYMISYQENDDPIQAVFATRADHMRPISVITPAITIAEQIYEDEIDILIDLDSITLDLTCEVMALRPAPVQATWLGWDASGVPAVDYFIADPYVLPEAAESYYSEKIWRLPQAYIGVDGFEVDAPSLRREDLDIPEDAVVFLTSQAGYKRHRDTAKLQLQIIKEVPNSYLLIKGYADSKSVQTFFFDIADEVGVSHDRLRFPKIDPSVPSHRANLAIADIVLDTFPYNGATTTLETLWREIPIVTRVGEQFAARNSYTMMMNVGVTEGIAFSDREYIEWGVRLGTDAALRQSVVSKLHQSKRSSPLWNGKQFTREMERAYQQMWEIYVQS; translated from the coding sequence ATGACGATGCTGTCAACGCCCCCGACTGATCCGTCTTTATCCTGGCAACAGCAAGCCCATGATTATTTAGTTCAAGGACAGTACGCTCAGGCTGCAACCCTCTACGAGCAAGCGATCGCTGACGAACCGGAGCAAAAACTGTATTACTGGCACTATGGCTTGCTGTTATTGCTGCAAGGAGAAGAAGCAGAAGCCCAAACGACTTGGCTACTTGCGCTTTCCGAAGCTGATTCAGAGCAGCAAGAGCAAAGTGTTTTAGAGCTAGTTCAGGTGTTGCAAACCGAAGCAGAACGCCGCGAATCGCTGTGTGATTATTCAATGGCTTGGGCAATCCGCCAACATATTCGAGAAGTTTCACCCAATCACATTGATAATTTGTGGCATCTGGTCCAACTCTCGATCGAGATCGGATTATTTACACCCGCTATTTTTGCTGAAATTGGGCTGATTGATCAACTTCAAACCGAACAGCCCGAATTTAGTCAAACTTTAGCGTTTACAGCTATTCGGCGCGTTTTTGGTCAAGTTCTGCCCTCACCAGAGATTTTTGAACTGCTCAAGCTTTGTGGAACTCGGATCTCTAACGCTGAGGCTTGGTATGATCTGCTCGTGGGTACTGCATTTAGATTGGGTCACGAGTTAGGTCGAGCAAAAGAAGCAGCAGAACTAATCACGATCGTTTTACAATCTCAGAACGTTCCAGATTTGCTTAACGATTTGGCGTTATTCCATCAGAATGCTCTGAATTACGATGAAGGAATTGCGGTTGCCAAACGTCACTTTGAGGAGGTGAACTCACTGGCAGACAAACTGATCACAGGACATATTCTGCTGCGGGGATTGCTGAGTGCAGGCGGCTATTGGGAAGAAGCGATCGCCACTGCACAACAGCAGTACGACTTACTTCAAACCCTTGTGGAGCAGCAACCCAGCGATCTTTCTTCACTACAAGTCACGCGACTGTTCAATGCTGCTTATCACCTGGTTTACTGCAAAGACCGACCCGATCTCTGGCGACCGCTACAAAACCAATTGATGGAGCTTTGCCAGAACAATAAGCGGCTTCAGTATGCAGAGCAAGTCCAGAAGTTTCAGTTTTCAGAGCGAATTCAAGCTTGGCAAGCGAATCCGACAAGACCGCTCAGAATTGGTTACTTGTCCTACTGCATGAAGCATCATTCGGTGGGGTGGTTAGCGCGTTGGCTGTTCAACCATCATGAACACGATCGCTTTCAAATCTACGCTTACATGATCAGCTATCAAGAGAACGACGATCCGATTCAAGCGGTATTCGCCACTCGCGCCGATCACATGCGTCCCATCTCAGTGATCACACCTGCGATTACCATTGCCGAGCAAATCTATGAAGATGAAATCGATATTCTGATCGATCTCGATAGCATTACGCTTGATCTTACTTGTGAAGTCATGGCGCTCAGACCTGCTCCGGTGCAAGCGACTTGGCTAGGCTGGGATGCGTCAGGGGTTCCGGCTGTTGACTATTTTATTGCTGATCCTTATGTTCTACCAGAGGCAGCAGAGAGTTACTACAGCGAGAAAATTTGGCGATTGCCTCAGGCTTACATTGGGGTAGATGGGTTTGAAGTGGATGCTCCATCGCTGCGACGTGAAGACCTAGACATTCCAGAGGATGCAGTTGTTTTCCTCACCTCACAAGCAGGCTATAAACGCCATCGAGATACGGCAAAGCTGCAACTGCAAATTATTAAAGAAGTCCCAAATAGCTATCTCTTGATTAAAGGCTATGCAGATAGCAAGTCCGTTCAAACCTTCTTCTTCGATATTGCAGACGAAGTTGGAGTTTCACACGATCGCTTACGTTTTCCAAAAATTGATCCATCCGTTCCCAGTCATCGAGCGAATTTAGCGATCGCGGATATCGTTCTCGATACTTTCCCGTATAACGGCGCAACGACTACGCTTGAAACACTTTGGCGAGAAATTCCGATTGTGACTCGTGTGGGTGAGCAATTTGCTGCCCGCAATAGTTACACCATGATGATGAATGTCGGTGTAACTGAAGGGATCGCTTTTAGCGATCGCGAGTATATTGAATGGGGTGTACGCCTCGGAACGGATGCAGCCCTACGGCAAAGCGTTGTTTCTAAGCTACATCAATCCAAGCGATCGTCTCCCCTGTGGAATGGTAAACAGTTCACTCGTGAAATGGAACGAGCTTACCAACAGATGTGGGAAATCTACGTCCAAAGCTGA
- a CDS encoding putative ATP-dependent RNA helicase (similar to AA sequence:cyanobase_aa:RPA2218), translating into MSVSDLERYLLRDDIDAGKRLLTQRTYRESVRQIARGLLNRSFPQYLEDAIQEAETHTLEKAHRHEFLAALFCKAFRQQGGKVTRKRNSAHRINEIPPAIIERARQIGSEQGIEIACGSFCFCEEFNLAGQSITLLTCDHPLRKAVIELALGENGVCTATLHEFYTWHRFVAKNKIRDCLRRYVTQALPSLDRVDQLGNRWIDSISDEDTNRDLEEEIDREQIRQQTLRCLKQIDRLFPNQRYIELCRKLYKENNTQKQVADAWGLSEGAVSRRLRTLIQKIRQCLKKAQVEVPEDNQAQRRRSQKGYDS; encoded by the coding sequence ATGTCGGTAAGCGATTTAGAACGATATTTACTCAGGGATGACATTGATGCGGGAAAAAGACTGTTAACACAAAGGACATATCGAGAGAGCGTTCGCCAAATTGCTAGAGGACTGCTCAATCGGTCGTTTCCGCAATATTTAGAGGATGCAATCCAAGAGGCAGAAACACACACTCTCGAAAAAGCTCACAGGCATGAATTTCTCGCAGCTTTGTTCTGTAAAGCGTTTAGGCAGCAGGGAGGAAAGGTTACTCGCAAACGCAATTCGGCGCATCGAATTAATGAAATTCCGCCCGCAATTATAGAACGAGCGAGACAAATTGGTTCGGAGCAGGGAATTGAGATTGCTTGTGGTTCATTTTGTTTCTGTGAAGAGTTCAATCTCGCAGGTCAGTCTATAACGCTCTTGACTTGCGATCATCCATTGCGAAAGGCTGTGATCGAACTCGCACTGGGGGAGAATGGGGTCTGCACTGCTACATTACACGAGTTCTATACTTGGCATCGCTTCGTTGCTAAAAACAAAATTCGGGATTGTCTTCGACGGTATGTAACTCAAGCGCTACCGAGTCTCGATCGAGTGGATCAACTGGGAAATCGCTGGATTGATTCTATTTCCGATGAAGACACAAATCGAGATCTTGAAGAGGAGATCGATCGAGAACAAATCCGGCAGCAGACCCTTCGATGTCTTAAACAAATCGATCGCTTATTTCCAAATCAGCGCTACATTGAGCTATGTCGCAAACTTTACAAGGAGAACAACACTCAAAAACAAGTTGCAGACGCATGGGGGCTGAGTGAAGGTGCTGTGAGTCGGCGACTGAGAACTTTAATACAGAAAATTCGTCAATGTCTGAAAAAAGCTCAAGTTGAAGTTCCAGAAGACAATCAAGCTCAGCGGCGACGATCGCAGAAGGGCTACGATTCGTGA
- a CDS encoding methyltransferase type 11 (similar to AA sequence:cyanobase_aa:Npun_F0673), with the protein MTMTPLKSDFLEKMRQQFDNAPYPRTPLEEFPKNPRTLYIHSLVTAYYRRNQKVITPAGKVILDAGCGTGYKSLELAIANPGAKIVGIDLSPASVDLARKRLQYHNIENAEFHAIALEDLPSLGMQFDYINNDEVLYLLPDPIAGLKAMREVLKPDGILRTNFHSSLQRAVYLSAQKFFSQVGLMSGGEPEENVQLVRQTMKCLKNNVMLKLRGWNSNFETDDQTVLANYLLEGDKGWTIPEFFAALREADLEFASMVNWRDWDLMSLFMDIDELPFSIVMSLAEKTVEEQLYLVELLHPHNRLLDIWCGHQGHEHSYTPISEWTDEQWRSATIHINPQLHKDEFKQDLTMCVTQLKAFQLSDYLQLVNHAVAVDSLSAGCLLPLLEMPQPMNALVQWWQKLRPFNPVTLEPTPETEAFDLIKNLLLPLEEMGYVMVETTE; encoded by the coding sequence ATGACCATGACTCCGCTTAAGTCTGACTTTCTGGAAAAGATGCGTCAGCAGTTCGATAATGCACCTTATCCGAGAACGCCACTAGAAGAATTTCCGAAAAATCCGAGAACTCTTTACATTCACAGTTTGGTAACGGCATACTATCGTCGCAATCAGAAAGTGATTACACCTGCGGGGAAAGTCATTCTCGATGCAGGGTGTGGAACCGGATATAAATCGCTGGAATTGGCGATCGCGAATCCAGGCGCGAAAATTGTCGGCATCGATCTTTCTCCCGCATCGGTCGATCTAGCACGGAAACGATTGCAGTATCACAACATCGAGAATGCAGAATTTCATGCGATCGCGCTGGAAGATTTGCCCAGTTTGGGAATGCAGTTCGACTACATCAATAATGATGAGGTGTTGTATTTGCTGCCAGATCCGATCGCGGGATTGAAGGCGATGCGAGAAGTGCTGAAACCGGATGGTATTCTTCGCACCAATTTTCATAGTTCATTGCAGCGAGCGGTTTATCTCAGCGCTCAGAAGTTTTTTAGCCAAGTAGGTTTAATGTCAGGCGGTGAACCCGAAGAAAATGTGCAGCTTGTTCGGCAAACGATGAAGTGCCTCAAGAACAATGTAATGCTCAAACTTAGAGGCTGGAATTCCAACTTTGAAACGGATGATCAAACTGTTCTAGCAAACTACTTGCTCGAAGGTGATAAAGGTTGGACAATTCCAGAATTCTTTGCAGCGCTTCGAGAAGCAGACTTAGAATTTGCCTCGATGGTCAATTGGCGGGACTGGGATTTGATGTCACTCTTCATGGATATTGATGAACTGCCTTTCTCGATCGTGATGAGTCTTGCAGAGAAAACAGTAGAAGAACAGCTTTATCTGGTTGAATTGTTGCATCCTCATAATCGCTTGCTCGATATCTGGTGTGGTCATCAAGGACATGAACATTCCTATACTCCAATTTCCGAATGGACAGATGAACAATGGCGATCGGCAACGATTCACATTAATCCGCAACTCCACAAAGATGAATTTAAGCAAGATCTGACGATGTGTGTGACGCAGTTGAAAGCGTTTCAGCTTAGTGACTATTTGCAGTTAGTCAATCATGCCGTTGCCGTAGATAGTCTCAGTGCTGGATGTTTACTGCCCTTGCTCGAAATGCCACAACCGATGAATGCGTTGGTGCAATGGTGGCAGAAACTCCGACCCTTTAATCCCGTTACATTAGAACCCACACCAGAAACAGAAGCATTTGATTTGATTAAAAATCTGCTGCTGCCGCTTGAAGAGATGGGCTACGTCATGGTTGAAACTACGGAGTAA
- a CDS encoding hypothetical protein (similar to AA sequence:cyanobase_aa:MAE59320), translated as MVTQPQLNEIIYPEGDGKPMADNTKQFRWIVVIEQNLEWLFADDPNVFVAGDLLWYPVEGNNRLCTAPDAMVVFGRPKGDRGSYLQWEEENLPPQVVFEILSPGNTPREMGRKLVFYNTYGVEEYYIYDPDRNQLEGWCRSEDELLDQIESIDGWTSPRLGIRFQLGEELQLYRPDGVPFFSFAQINQMLDEERQRAEQERQRADEERRRAEESEQRAEQERQRAEEMEKLLQQYRERFGELNLE; from the coding sequence ATGGTCACTCAACCGCAACTCAATGAAATCATTTACCCGGAAGGCGATGGCAAGCCAATGGCAGACAATACCAAGCAATTTCGCTGGATTGTGGTGATTGAGCAAAATCTAGAATGGCTGTTCGCAGATGATCCGAACGTATTTGTGGCAGGCGATCTTCTGTGGTATCCGGTCGAGGGCAATAATCGGTTATGCACGGCTCCCGATGCGATGGTAGTGTTTGGTAGACCTAAAGGCGATCGAGGTTCTTACCTGCAATGGGAAGAGGAGAATCTGCCGCCGCAAGTGGTTTTTGAGATTCTGTCTCCGGGCAATACACCTCGCGAAATGGGTCGAAAATTGGTGTTCTACAACACTTATGGCGTAGAAGAATACTACATCTATGACCCAGATCGAAATCAATTAGAAGGATGGTGTCGATCGGAAGATGAACTCCTCGATCAAATTGAATCGATCGACGGCTGGACCAGTCCTCGATTGGGCATTCGATTCCAACTGGGTGAAGAATTGCAGCTATATCGACCCGATGGAGTGCCCTTTTTCTCGTTTGCTCAAATCAATCAGATGTTAGACGAAGAACGCCAGCGAGCCGAACAAGAACGACAAAGAGCAGACGAGGAACGACGAAGAGCGGAAGAATCTGAACAACGTGCAGAACAAGAGCGGCAAAGAGCCGAAGAAATGGAAAAATTGCTGCAACAATATCGAGAGCGATTCGGAGAACTAAACCTAGAGTAA
- a CDS encoding hypothetical protein (hypothetical protein slr0049;~similar to AA sequence:cyanobase_aa:LBDG_52120): protein MARVMVVGAGGVSRVVTHKLAALEEFDEILLASRTLERCNTIAESISSKSIQTAQLDADNVPETVKLLKAFRPDILINVALPYQDLSLMDACLEAGVNYLDTANYEPPDNPKFEYRWQWAYQERFFDAGLTAILGCGFDPGVTGIFTAYALKHHFDEIHELDIVDCNAGSHGRAFATNFNPEINIREITQPGRYYEKGEWVTVPPLSIHQPVDYPEIGDRESYLLYHEELESLVKHIPTLKRARFWMTFSENYLMYLRVLETLGLTRIDPIDYHGTPVVPLKLLKKLLPDPSSLAATYTGQTSIGCHLRGIKNGQPQQYYIYNNCDHAEAYQEVGAQAISYTTGVPAALGALMVVSGVWQKPGVFNVEQLDPDPFLQRLGAMGLPWHEVIGQSSPFAGV from the coding sequence ATGGCACGAGTGATGGTCGTTGGAGCGGGTGGAGTGAGCCGCGTTGTAACTCACAAACTTGCTGCACTGGAAGAGTTTGATGAAATTCTACTCGCCAGCAGGACTCTGGAACGATGTAATACGATCGCCGAAAGTATATCGTCCAAGTCTATTCAGACCGCACAATTGGATGCGGATAACGTGCCCGAAACCGTCAAGCTACTCAAAGCGTTTCGCCCCGATATTCTGATCAATGTGGCTCTGCCTTATCAAGATCTGTCGCTGATGGATGCCTGCCTCGAAGCAGGTGTGAACTATCTCGACACGGCAAATTATGAGCCTCCTGACAATCCGAAATTCGAGTATCGCTGGCAGTGGGCTTATCAAGAACGCTTTTTTGATGCGGGATTGACGGCAATTCTGGGCTGTGGGTTCGATCCAGGCGTGACTGGAATTTTTACGGCTTACGCACTGAAACATCATTTTGATGAGATTCACGAACTCGATATCGTGGATTGCAATGCAGGGAGCCACGGTCGAGCGTTTGCGACCAATTTCAACCCGGAAATCAATATTCGTGAGATTACGCAGCCGGGTCGCTATTACGAAAAAGGCGAATGGGTGACGGTTCCACCGCTGTCGATTCATCAGCCTGTGGACTATCCCGAAATTGGCGATCGAGAGTCGTATCTTCTCTATCACGAAGAGCTTGAATCGTTGGTAAAACACATTCCAACGCTGAAACGAGCACGATTCTGGATGACGTTTTCGGAGAATTATTTGATGTATCTCCGAGTGCTGGAAACGTTGGGATTGACTCGGATTGATCCGATCGATTACCACGGAACTCCAGTCGTGCCATTGAAACTCCTGAAGAAGTTATTGCCTGATCCGTCTTCGTTGGCGGCGACTTATACGGGACAAACCTCGATCGGGTGTCATTTGCGTGGCATCAAGAATGGTCAACCGCAGCAGTATTACATCTACAACAATTGTGATCACGCCGAAGCTTACCAGGAAGTGGGAGCACAAGCGATTTCTTACACAACAGGTGTTCCTGCGGCTTTGGGTGCATTGATGGTGGTGAGTGGTGTTTGGCAAAAACCAGGCGTGTTTAATGTCGAACAGCTTGATCCCGATCCGTTCTTGCAACGATTAGGCGCAATGGGATTACCTTGGCATGAGGTGATTGGTCAATCTTCTCCGTTTGCTGGAGTGTAA